ATCGCCCTCTTACGCAGCAAGAAATTTTGAGTCTGAAGCCTTATATGAGAAAGTAAGATTCTTTGACAGTCTGATAGGGCAAGTGTTATAATCATTATCACTTAAAGCCGATGGAGAAAGGAAGTGTCATTATGTCTATTTATGATTTTACAGTGAAGGGAAAACAAGGAGATGATATCTCTTTAGCCGACTATAAAGGAAAAGTTCTACTTGTGGTGAATACTGCGACAAAATGTGGTTTCACACCACAGTATGATGGGCTACAAAAACTTTATGACACATACAAAGAAGAAGGATTTGAAATTCTCGATTTTCCTTGTAATCAATTTAAAGAACAAGCGCCAGGCACAGCTGATGAAATTGATCAGTTTTGTACATTGAACTATGGTACAACTTTTCCACGCTTTCAAAAAATTGATGTCAATGGTGCGGATGAGAGTCCACTCTACACTTGGTTAAAAGAAGAAAAAGGAAGCCCGCTGGGGAAAAAAAT
This window of the Lactococcus garvieae subsp. garvieae genome carries:
- a CDS encoding glutathione peroxidase, translating into MSIYDFTVKGKQGDDISLADYKGKVLLVVNTATKCGFTPQYDGLQKLYDTYKEEGFEILDFPCNQFKEQAPGTADEIDQFCTLNYGTTFPRFQKIDVNGADESPLYTWLKEEKGSPLGKKIKWNFTKFLINAQGEVVARYAPATEPEKIAKDIKKELEKVEK